Proteins encoded together in one Candidatus Sulfotelmatobacter sp. window:
- a CDS encoding GNAT family protein: MPIMLEGSTVRLEPVRREHAQAFWEIAHTDLEDVFRWIPYPVKTPEDFQWLIGKAIEEQDRGESVVFATIERSSGRAIGSTRFMNIDRVNRRVEIGSTWIAPPWQRTAVNTEAKYLMLRHAFEVWKCFRVELKTDALNQKSRNAILRIGAKEEGTLRRHLVTWTGRVRDTVYFSILDNEWPRVKAKLEHRLSQPI, from the coding sequence ATGCCAATAATGCTGGAAGGCTCGACAGTACGGCTGGAGCCGGTGCGCCGCGAGCACGCGCAAGCCTTCTGGGAGATCGCGCACACCGACCTGGAAGACGTTTTCCGCTGGATTCCCTACCCTGTGAAAACGCCCGAAGACTTTCAGTGGCTCATCGGCAAGGCGATTGAAGAGCAAGACCGCGGCGAGTCGGTGGTTTTCGCCACCATCGAACGGAGTTCCGGCCGTGCGATCGGCAGCACGCGCTTCATGAATATCGACCGCGTGAACCGCCGCGTCGAGATCGGCTCAACATGGATCGCGCCGCCCTGGCAGCGCACCGCGGTCAATACCGAAGCGAAATATCTGATGCTCCGCCATGCCTTTGAAGTGTGGAAATGTTTCCGCGTGGAACTCAAAACCGATGCGCTGAATCAGAAATCGCGCAACGCAATTCTGCGCATCGGCGCGAAGGAAGAAGGAACCTTGCGTCGTCATCTGGTGACCTGGACCGGCCGCGTGCGGGACACGGTTTACTTCAGCATCCTCGATAACGAGTGGCCGCGAGTAAAGGCGAAGCTGGAACATCGCTTGTCACAGCCAATTTGA